A window of Drosophila subobscura isolate 14011-0131.10 chromosome E, UCBerk_Dsub_1.0, whole genome shotgun sequence contains these coding sequences:
- the LOC117891899 gene encoding electron transfer flavoprotein-ubiquinone oxidoreductase, mitochondrial, with protein MSALLKMNRVQRLFTPALVRSVSEAAKYPRITTHYTLNPREKDGRWKEVDMERCIEEVDIVIVGGGPAGMSAAIRAKQLAAEKDQEIRVCVVEKAAEVGGHILSGAVVDPISLNELIPDWQEQGAPLNTPVSKDTFSFLTSSGRISIPIFKGWPMDNHGNYVVRLGHLVKWLGDQAEAMGVEIYPGCAASEVLFHEDGSVKGIATNDVGIAKSGAPKDTFARGMELHAKTTIFAEGCRGHLTKQVMQKFDLNEGSEPQAYGIGLKEVWEIAPEKHQPGLVEHTIGWPLDRFTYGGSFLYHLNEPTPTIAVGFVVGLNYKNPYLSPFQEFQRFKTHAKVRDIFEGATRIAYGARAINEGGYQSLPQKLSFPGGCLVGCSAGFLNVPRIKGSHYAMKSGMLAAESALEAINADSQSTAGVEPTTYADKIKDSFVWKDLYKVRNVHPSFHNPLGLYGGLVLSGFSIFMGGREPWTLKHGPQDHESLQLASASEPIVYPKPDGKVSFDLLSSVALTGTNHEGDQPAHLTLKDDRIPVDHNLALYEGPEQRFCPAGVYEYVPNEEGGNMKLQINAQNCIHCKTCDIKDPKQNINWVVPEGGGGPAYNGM; from the exons ATGTCGGCGCTGCTGAAAATGAACAGAG TTCAAAGGCTCTTCACGCCCGCACTGGTGCGCAGCGTGTCAGAGGCCGCCAAGTATCCGAGGATTACCACACACTACACCCTGAATCCCCGCGAGAAGGATGGACGGTGGAAGGAGGTCGACATGGAGCGCTGCATCGAGGAGGTGGACATTGTCATTGTTGGCGGCGGACCGGCGGGCATGTCGGCAGCCATTCGGGCCAAGCAGCTGGCTGCTGAGAAGGATCAG GAAATTCGCGTTTGCGTTGTGGAGAAGGCAGCGGAGGTGGGTGGACACATACTCTCTGGAGCTGTTGTGGATCCCATCTCGCTGAACGAACTAATACCCGactggcaggagcagggcgcCCCGCTCAACACGCCCGTGAGCAAGGACACCTTCTCCTTCCTCACCTCCTCGGGTCGCATCTCCATACCCATCTTCAAGGGCTGGCCCATGGACAACCACGGCAACTATGTCGTGCGCCTCGGCCACCTTGTCAAATGGCTTGGTGATCAGGCCGAGGCCATGGGTGTGGAGATCTATCCCGGCTGTGCCGCGTCCGAGGTGCTCTTCCACGAGGACGGCAGCGTCAAGGGAATTGCCACCAACGATGTGGGCATCGCCAAGAGTGGAGCGCCGAAGGACACCTTTGCCCGCGGTATGGAGCTGCATGCGAAGACCACCATCTTCGCCGAGGGCTGCCGCGGCCACCTCACCAAGCAGGTCATGCAAAAGTTTGACTTGAACGAGGGCAGCGAGCCACAGGCCTATGGAATCGGTCTGAAAGAGGTCTGGGAGATCGCCCCCGAGAAGCATCA GCCCGGTTTGGTGGAGCACACCATTGGCTGGCCCTTGGATCGATTCACCTATGGAGGATCTTTCTTGTATCACCTGAACGAGCCCACACCCACGATAGCTGTGGGCTTTGTGGTCGGCCTGAACTACAAGAATCCCTATCTGAGTCCGTTCCAGGAGTTCCAGCGGTTCAAGACGCATGCCAAGGTACGCGACATATTCGAGGGTGCCACCCGTATTGCTTACGGAGCGCGTGCCATCAACGAGGGAGGCTACCAGAGCTTACCCCAGAAGCTATCCTTCCCCGGCGGCTGCCTGGTGGGCTGCAGTGCTGGTTTCCTGAATGTGCCCCGCATCAAGGGCTCCCACTATGCCATGAAGAGTGGCATGCTGGCGGCGGAGAGCGCCTTGGAGGCTATTAATGCCGACTCGCAGTCCACAGCTGGCGTGGAGCCCACCACCTACGCAGATAA AATCAAGGATTCATTTGTGTGGAAGGATTTGTACAAAGTGCGTAATGTGCATCCCTCGTTCCACAATCCGTTGGGCCTGTACGGCGGACTCGTGTTGAGTGGCTTCTCCATTTTTATGGGCGGCCGCGAGCCCTGGACCCTGAAGCACGGACCCCAGGATCATGAATCGCTGCAGTTGGCGAGTGCCAGTGAACCCATTGTTTACCCCAAGCCCGACGGCAAGGTCTCCTTCGACCTGCTCTCATCGGTTGCCCTGACCGGCACCAATCACGAGGGCGACCAGCCAGCACATCTCACCCTAAAGGATGACCGCATTCCCGTCGATCACAACCTGGCACTGTACGAGGGTCCCGAGCAGCGCTTCTGCCCCGCCGGCGTGTACGAGTACGTGCCCAACGAGGAGGGCGGCAACATGAAGCTGCAGATAAACGCTCAGAACTGCATCCACTGCAAAACCTGTGATATCAAGGATCCCAAACAGAACATCAACTGGGTGGTGCCCGAGGGTGGCGGCGGCCCCGCCTACAATGGCATGTGA
- the LOC117891527 gene encoding FMRFamide-related peptides — MGIALMFLLALYQMQSAIHSEIIESPSFGANALLESDPDADQGASRLQPGEEGEIRPEAGDQTELEFRYPISAIGIDYARNSVILRFQKHGRRQRLKLDPELEAKRRSLQDNFMHFGKRQVEQMPPAESYGSDGEGGVGKRSGMDRYGRDPKQDFMRFGRDPKQDFMRFGRDPKEDFMRFGRTPSDFMRFGRTPSDFMRFGRTPSDFMRFGRTPSDFMRFGRTPSDFMRFGRSPHEELRSPKQDFMRFGRPDNFMRFGRSASAPPEFERYGKMDSNFMRFGKSVNTAVAPAAAANESNQTKTQTSSNQPGERSPVDKAMTILFRKEEQQQQQQLKSGQAADSSEDGSVEQEQFYAQ, encoded by the coding sequence ATGGGCATCGCCCTGATGTTCCTGCTGGCGCTCTACCAGATGCAGTCGGCCATCCACAGCGAGATCATTGAGTCGCCCAGCTTCGGTGCGAATGCCCTGCTCGAGTCGGACCCGGATGCGGATCAGGGGGCTTCCAGGCTGCAGCCGGGGGAGGAGGGGGAAATCCGGCCAGAGGCGGGAGACCAAACGGAGCTGGAGTTTCGGTACCCCATCTCGGCCATTGGCATCGACTATGCCAGGAATTCGGTGATTCTGCGCTTCCAGAAGCACGGCCGCAGGCAGCGCCTTAAGCTCGATCCGGAGCTGGAGGCCAAGCGCAGGTCCCTGCAGGACAACTTCATGCACTTCGGCAAGCGGCAGGTGGAGCAGATGCCGCCAGCAGAGAGCTATGGCTCCGATGGGGAAGGGGGTGTGGGGAAACGGTCCGGCATGGATCGCTATGGCCGCGATCCGAAGCAGGATTTCATGCGATTCGGCAGGGATCCGAAACAGGACTTTATGCGCTTCGGCCGGGATCCCAAGGAGGATTTTATGCGTTTTGGCAGGACTCCCTCGGACTTTATGCGGTTTGGCAGGACTCCCTCTGACTTTATGCGATTCGGCAGGACTCCCTCGGACTTTATGCGATTCGGGCGGACTCCCTCGGACTTCATGCGCTTCGGCAGGACTCCCTCGGACTTCATGCGCTTCGGACGTAGTCCTCACGAGGAGCTGCGCAGTCCCAAGCAGGACTTTATGCGTTTCGGCCGGCCAGACAATTTCATGAGATTTGGACGCTCTGCATCTGCCCCGCCAGAGTTTGAGCGCTATGGGAAGATGGACTCGAACTTTATGCGCTTTGGCAAGAGCGTCAATACGGCTGTGGCGCCCGCTGCAGCTGCTAACGAGTCGAACCAGACAAAGACGCAGACGTCCAGCAACCAGCCGGGCGAACGGAGTCCCGTGGACAAGGCCATGACCATTCTGTTCAggaaagaggagcagcagcagcagcagcagttgaagAGCGGACAGGCAGCGGATAGCTCGGAGGATGGGAGCGTGGAACAAGAACAGTTCTACGCCCAATAG
- the LOC117891355 gene encoding putative fatty acyl-CoA reductase CG5065 → MTAKPKFVYEKDDLATIGDVDENEVDRIAACFKGRSLFITGGTGFLGKVLVEKLLRSCGELKHIYLLIRPKKGKDPQERIKDIFQNVLFDQVKQQRGEERILQQVVAIAGDVLLPGLGISEQDLATLREEVSIVYHCAATVRFDEPLRSAVFMNTRGTKYMLELAGSLKQLEFFAYCSTAYCHLHVKTLYEKPYDPPADPHKVMQACEWLSDDEVATIEKKVLGDIPNTYAYTKSLAEALVVEKFDELPAVILRPSIVIPIWKEPIPGWTDNINGPTGLLIGAGKGVIRTMYCKSSGYGDFLPVDVAVNGILVASWRNITAGTDTTNRVAHMTSSNDIKVSWAEIIELGRWVIENKVPLNGVAWYPGGSMKSNYWVHYICMILFQWLPALFVDALLWLLRYPPVLCRVQNRIFKGFEVFEYYANNVWNFDNSEAVKLRKLMNNRERKTYVIEKIELDLIDYFTNCVLCARRLILKESDESIPAARRHMKVMWVVDKVYKGIWLFGILYMLYRCLFAT, encoded by the exons atgaCCGCGAAACCGAAGTTTGTCTACGAGAAGGATGACCTGGCGACCATAGGCGATGTGGATGAGAACGAAGTGGATCGCATTGCAGCGTGCTTCAAGGGCCGCAGTTTGTTCATCACAGGAGGCACTGGCTTCCTGGGCAAGGTGCTGGTCGAGAAGTTGCTACG CTCGTGTGGCGAACTGAAACACATTTATCTGCTCATTCGCCCCAAGAAGGGAAAGGATCCGCAGGAGCGCATCAAGGATATATTCCAGAATGTG CTGTTTGACCAGGTGAAGCAGCAACGCGGCGAGGAGCGCATCCTGCAGCAGGTGGTGGCCATTGCTGGCGATGTTCTCCTGCCCGGCCTGGGCATCTCCGAGCAGGATCTGGCCACGCTGCGCGAGGAAGTGTCCATCGTGTACCACTGTGCGGCCACAGTGCG CTTCGATGAGCCGCTGCGTAGTGCTGTGTTCATGAACACGCGCGGCACCAAGTACATGCTGGAGCTGGCTGGCAGCCTGAAGCAACTGGAGTTCTTCGCCTACTGCTCGACGGCCTACTGCCACCTGCACGTGAAGACGCTGTACGAGAAGCCCTACGATCCGCCCGCAGACCCACACAAGGTGATGCAGGCCTGCGAGTGGCTGTCCGACGACGAGGTGGCCACCATTGAGAAGAAGGTCCTGGGCGACATACCCAACACGTATGCCTACACCAAGTCCCTGGCCGAGGCACTGGTGGTGGAGAAGTTCGACGAGCTGCCAGCCGTCATTCTGCGCCCCTCGATCGTGATTCCCATCTGGAAGGAGCCCATTCCCGGCTGGACAGACAACATCAATGGGCCGACGGGACTGCTCATCGGCGCTGGCAAGGGCGTCATCCGCACCATGTACTGCAAGTCCTCGGGATACGGTGACTTCCTGCCCGTCGACGTGGCCGTGAATGGCATTCTGGTGGCCAGCTGGAGGAACATCACAGCGGGCACCGACACCACCAACCGCGTGGCCCACATGACCTCCTCGAACGACATCAAGGTGTCCTGGGCTGAGATCATCGAGCTCGGCCGCTGGGTCATCGAGAACAAGGTGCCGCTGAACGGCGTGGCCTGGTACCCGGGCGGATCCATGAAGTCCAACTACTGGGTGCACTACATCTGCATGATCCTCTTCCAATGGCTGCCGGCCCTCTTTGTGGATgcgctgctctggctgctgcgctACCCGCCCGTCCTCTGCCGCGTCCAGAATCGCATCTTCAAGGGCTTCGAGGTGTTCGAGTATTATGCGAACAACGTGTGGAATTTCGATAACTCGGAGGCTGTGAAGCTGCGGAAGCTGATGAACAACAGAGAGCGCAAAACATATGTAATAGAGAAGATCGAACTCGATCTGATTGATTACTTCACCAACTGCGTGCTCTGCGCCCGTCGCCTCATCCTGAAGGAGTCGGACGAGTCCATTCCAGCGGCCCGTCGTCACATGAAAGT CATGTGGGTGGTGGACAAGGTCTACAAGGGCATCTGGCTCTTTGGCATCCTCTACATGCTCTACAGGTGCCTCTTCGCCACATAA
- the LOC117890030 gene encoding oxysterol-binding protein-related protein 9 isoform X1, whose product MASTPSSGPSTGFGAGPGAGTGAGASAGASAGTLEGTLSKWTNVMKGWQYRFFVLDENAGLLSYYTSKEKMMKGVRRGCVRLKDALIGIDDQEDNTFTITVDHKTFHFQARHSEEREQWVRRLEDTIRRHANRSRLWDSQSAFYIAGGYTKESGHGGKRPNHLELLARRVSEADAYLQLMIEQTNLLEKRIAELSDPEEQAKCKALQDNASAMLDHIKHSIVSLQIAKNMAHPINGIYNGPQTAHSTTSSGSGGVSIVGGGLGLPKDVLAGKGEPGDDEDDSITENATTAPLGLVVPETSYSSSEGEEDFYDAYDDPFTSLGSSPIGCATRGFAEPTSPTHDGEATGSPTETVARTLPEIEESAADGDAVASRATKSAKTSMSSRSDSYDNGIDYDALYEEEEETDLSMEAHGSMITHLLSQVKIGMDLTKVVLPTFILERRSLLEMYADYFAHPDLFIKISELDDPRDRIVQVCRWYLSAYHAGRKSAVAKKPYNPILGEVFQCHWDLPDEAQDTNEVHDGPVPWCRRNQLTFLAEQVSHHPPISAFYAEHYNKKITFAAHVWTKSKFLGLSIGVHNIGEGVVTLVDRSEEYIVTFPNGYGRSILTVPWIELGGSVEIKCPQTGYHANVEFLTKPFYGGKRNKVSAEVYAPNEKKPFVSIAGEWSGLMEAKWHDKNKTEVFVDVNRIPIFKKQVRPIVEQDEYESRRVWKEVTAGLKFNDIERATNAKFVVEQQQREQVKVRKEYDLAWEHKHFKPVGENWIYAKSLSQRIYMQEKEARR is encoded by the exons ATGGCCAGCACTCCTTCGAGTGGGCCCAGCACGGGTTTCGGAGCAGGACCAGGAGCTGGaaccggagctggagctagtGCTGGCGCCAGCGCCGGTACACTGGAGGGCACCCTGAGCAAATGGACGAACGTGATGAAGGGCTGGCAGTACCGCTTCTTTGTGCTGGACGAGAATGCGGGCCTGCTCTCCTACTACacg TCCAAGGAGAAGATGATGAAGGGCGTGCGACGCGGCTGTGTGCGACTCAAGGACGCCCTCATCGGCATCGATGATCAGGAGGATAACACCTTTACGATAACTGTCGATCACAAGACATTTCATTTCCAG GCGCGTCACAGCGAGGAGCGGGAGCAGTGGGTGAGGCGTTTGGAGGACACAATACGACGCCACGCGAACCGCTCACGTCTGTGGGACAGTCAGAGCGCCTTCTACATTGCTGGCGGCTACACCAAGGAGTCGGGTCACGGCGGCAAACGGCCCAACCATCTGGAGCTGCTAGCACGCCGCGTTTCCGAAGCGGATGCCTACCTTCAGCTGATGATAGAGCAGACAAAC TTGCTGGAGAAGCGCATCGCGGAACTGAGCGACCCCGAGGAGCAGGCCAAATGCAAAGCGCTACAAGACAACGCCAGT GCCATGCTGGATCACATCAAGCACTCGATTGTTAGCctacaaattgccaaaaacaTGGCCCATCCCATCAACGGCATATACAACGGTCCCCAGACGGCCCACTCGACCACCTCTTCGGGCAGTGGCGGCGTCTCCATCGTTGGCGGTGGCCTGGGGCTGCCGAAGGATGTGCTGGCCGGCAAGGGCGAGCCAGGGGACGACGAGGATGATTCAATCACGGAAAACG CCACCACTGCGCCCCTTGGTCTGGTTGTGCCCGAGACCTCCTACTCGAGCAGCGAAGGTGAAGAGGACTTTTACGATGCCTACGACGATCCCTTCACCAGCCTGGGCAGCTCTCCGATTGGCTG CGCCACGCGGGGCTTCGCGGAGCCCACATCGCCCACCCACGATGGGGAGGCCACTGGGTCGCCGACTGAGACGGTTGCCAGGACACTGCCGGAAATCGAGGAGAGCGCTGCGGACGGGGATGCGGTGGCGAGCAGGGCCACCAAGTCGGCCAAGACCTCGATGAGCTCGCGCAGCGACAGCTACGACAATGGCATCGACTACGATGCCCtgtacgaggaggaggaggagactgaCCTCAGCATGGAGGCGCACGGCTCGATGATCACCCATCTGTTGTCGCAGGTGAAGATTGGCATGGACCTGACCAAGGTGGTGCTGCCCACGTTCATCCTGGAGCGTCGCTCCCTGCTGGAGATGTATGCCGACTACTTTGCCCATCCCGATTTGTTTATCAA AATCTCGGAGCTGGACGACCCACGCGATCGCATTGTGCAGGTCTGTCGCTGGTATCTTAGCGCCTACCATGCCGGACGCAAGAGTGCGGTGGCCAAGAAGCCCTACAATCCCATATTGGGTGAAGTCTTTCAATGCCACTGGGATCTGCCTG ACGAAGCTCAGGACACGAACGAGGTGCACGACGGTCCCGTGCCCTGGTGCCGTCGGAATCAGCTAACCTTCTTAGCGGAGCAGGTGTCCCACCATCCGCCAA TTTCGGCCTTCTATGCTGAGCATTATAATAAGAAAATTACTTTTGCGGCCCACGTGTGGACCAAGTCAAAGTTCTTGGGCCTCTCCATTGGCGTGCACAACATCGGCGAGGGTGTCGTCACCCTGGTGGACCGCAGCGAGGAATATATTGTAACCTTCCCCAATGGCTACGGCAG ATCTATTTTAACGGTGCCTTGGATTGAGCTGGGCGGCTCGGTGGAAATCAAATGTCCTCAGACGGGCTACCATGCCAATGTGGAGTTCCTCACGAAGCCCTTCTATGGTGGCAAGCGCAACAAGGTCTCCGCTGag GTTTACGCGCCCAACGAAAAGAAACCCTTTGTGTCCATTGCCGGCGAGTGGAGCGGCCTGATGGAGGCCAAGTGGCACGATAAGAAT AAAACCGAAGTATTCGTTGACGTAAATCGCATACCAATATTTAAGAAACAAGTTCGACCAATCGTTGAGCAGGATGAATACGAATCGCGACGCGTTTGGAAGGAAGTGACAGCGGGACTCAA GTTCAACGACATTGAACGTGCCACCAATGCCAAATTTGTtgtggaacagcagcagcgcgaacAGGTCAAGGTGCGCAAGGAATACGATCTGGCCTGGGAGCACAAG CACTTCAAGCCCGTGGGCGAGAACTGGATCTATGCCAAGTCGCTGAGTCAGCGCATATATATGCAGGAAAAGGAGGCCAGAAGATAA
- the LOC117890033 gene encoding elongation of very long chain fatty acids protein 7, whose translation MEAAKSTMASVAVDLKHPWMMADPWFMVTILGLYLYFVTSVGPLFMQFRKPYELKKLIIGHNVIQVVSCIYVLREIFYLSDNAIWMFWKCRDLGSSPEMVKRYFELAYFLFWLKSSELLETVIFVLRKKQNQVSNLHIFHHLSTLTLVYILIHHNQNGLAAYYVVFLNSIVHIIMYSYYLVTAVADKKVIRALTPVKKSITVIQMMQFCLILTQVGFQTVICGIPKVVVGYFTFVITVMLYGFYDFYTRAYQSPPKGKSHASVE comes from the exons ATGGAAGCGGCAAAAA GTACAATGGCCAGTGTGGCGGTGGATCTGAAACATCCTTGGATGATGGCGGATCCGTGGTTCATGGTCACCATACTGGGACTATATCTGTACTTCGTTACGTCGGTGGGTCCACT ATTTATGCAATTCCGCAAGCCCTACGAGCTCAAAAAGCTGATCATAGGCCACAATGTGATTCAGGTTGTCTCCTGCATCTACGTCCTTAGAGAG ATCTTCTATCTGTCAGACAATGCCATATGGATGTTCTGGAAATGCCGCGACCTGGGCAGCAGCCCCGAAATGGTGAAGCGCTACTTTGAGCTGGCATACTTCCTCTTTTGGCTGAAGTCGTCGGAGCTCTTGGAGACGGTGATCTTTGTGCTGCGCAAGAAGCAGAATCAAGTGTCGAATCTGCACATATTCCATCACTTGTCCACCCTGACACTGGTCTACATTCTCATACACCACAACCAGAATG GTCTTGCCGCGTACTACGTCGTATTCCTCAACTCCATTGTGCACATCATCATGTACTCGTATTACTTAGTCACAGCGGTGGCCGATAAGAAAGTTATCCGCGCCCTCACGCCCGTCAAGAAGTCCATCACTGTGATTCAAATGATGCAGTTCTGCCTTATATTGACCCAGGTGGGGTTCCAGACTGTTATTTGCGGCATCCCGAAGGTAGTCGTAGGCTACTTCACGTTTGTTATCACGGTCATGTTGTATGGCTTTTACGACTTTTATACGAGAGCCTACCAGAGCCCGCCGAAGGGCAAGAGCCACGCTTCTGTGGAGTAA
- the LOC117890032 gene encoding uncharacterized protein LOC117890032 translates to MAEDSDIELLDPFQHSMAEVSARIDAYTRRLEEKDVRLKMASLNLQKSFCALNFDMIGIRQGMEKLERQQERHQQLQRDLMARLEPNAITVANGSATAESKHRPAAEGHDEIVFIRFGQSKCPFENCQRQVDSQLLLLHYLFDHEQDGAGVQQVHRLNEGQRAVLSFQAASCDFGANQVLGLLAFCGTVEQQFVKQKGPQRRAVYNSFLPQQHSHLESDVPVVVLICRTKPSAMLSDTRQTRQSQEEDKHMDNIFVIWLVTPNIRRKLNATLYLSGRDAAVRACSVIRVRRANRSQNTHCFMPLDTNYWRLTYAEVRRLSNDFRDELQLEIGLTEASPTT, encoded by the coding sequence ATGGCGGAGGATTCGGACATTGAGCTGCTGGATCCGTTCCAGCACAGCATGGCTGAGGTCAGTGCCCGCATCGATGCCTACACGAGACGCCTCGAGGAGAAGGACGTGCGACTCAAGATGGCCAGCCTCAATCTGCAGAAAAGTTTCTGTGCGCTGAACTTCGATATGATTGGCATTCGGCAGGGCATGGAGAAGTTGGAGCGACAGCAGGagcggcaccagcagctgcaaagggATCTCATGGCGCGCCTGGAGCCGAATGCCATTACAGTGGCAAATGGTTCCGCGACGGCGGAGTCAAAGCACCGCCCAGCAGCGGAAGGCCATGACGAAATCGTTTTTATTCGCTTTGGACAAAGCAAGTGCCCATTTGAGAACTGCCAGCGGCAAGTTgacagccagctgctgctgctgcactacCTCTTCGACCATGAGCAGGACGGTGCGGGCGTTCAGCAGGTGCACCGCTTGAACGAGGGCCAACGCGCGGTGTTGTCCTTTCAGGCAGCGAGCTGCGACTTTGGCGCGAACCAGGTGCTGGGTCTGTTGGCCTTTTGCGGCACGGTGGAACAGCAGTTCGTGAAACAGAAGGGGCCGCAGCGCCGGGCGGTCTACAACAGCTtcctgccgcagcagcactcgCACCTGGAGAGCGACGTGCCCGTTGTGGTGCTCATTTGCAGAACGAAGCCCAGTGCCATGCTCTCGGACACGCGGCAGACGCGCCAAAGCCAAGAGGAGGACAAGCACATGGATAACATTTTCGTGATCTGGCTGGTCACGCCGAACATCAGGCGCAAGCTGAATGCCACGCTGTACTTGAGCGGTCGCGATGCCGCTGTCAGGGCCTGCAGTGTGATCCGCGTGCGGCGTGCCAACCGGAGCCAGAACACGCACTGCTTCATGCCCCTGGACACCAACTACTGGCGACTGACGTATGCCGAAGTGCGAAGGCTCTCAAACGACTTTCGTGACGAGCTACAGCTGGAGATCGGCCTCACAGAGGCATCGCCGACCACGTAA
- the LOC117890030 gene encoding oxysterol-binding protein-related protein 9 isoform X2: MFKKWVRRVSLSATRGFAEPTSPTHDGEATGSPTETVARTLPEIEESAADGDAVASRATKSAKTSMSSRSDSYDNGIDYDALYEEEEETDLSMEAHGSMITHLLSQVKIGMDLTKVVLPTFILERRSLLEMYADYFAHPDLFIKISELDDPRDRIVQVCRWYLSAYHAGRKSAVAKKPYNPILGEVFQCHWDLPDEAQDTNEVHDGPVPWCRRNQLTFLAEQVSHHPPISAFYAEHYNKKITFAAHVWTKSKFLGLSIGVHNIGEGVVTLVDRSEEYIVTFPNGYGRSILTVPWIELGGSVEIKCPQTGYHANVEFLTKPFYGGKRNKVSAEVYAPNEKKPFVSIAGEWSGLMEAKWHDKNKTEVFVDVNRIPIFKKQVRPIVEQDEYESRRVWKEVTAGLKFNDIERATNAKFVVEQQQREQVKVRKEYDLAWEHKHFKPVGENWIYAKSLSQRIYMQEKEARR, translated from the exons ATGTTCAAGAAGTGGGTCCGACGCGTGAGTCTGAG CGCCACGCGGGGCTTCGCGGAGCCCACATCGCCCACCCACGATGGGGAGGCCACTGGGTCGCCGACTGAGACGGTTGCCAGGACACTGCCGGAAATCGAGGAGAGCGCTGCGGACGGGGATGCGGTGGCGAGCAGGGCCACCAAGTCGGCCAAGACCTCGATGAGCTCGCGCAGCGACAGCTACGACAATGGCATCGACTACGATGCCCtgtacgaggaggaggaggagactgaCCTCAGCATGGAGGCGCACGGCTCGATGATCACCCATCTGTTGTCGCAGGTGAAGATTGGCATGGACCTGACCAAGGTGGTGCTGCCCACGTTCATCCTGGAGCGTCGCTCCCTGCTGGAGATGTATGCCGACTACTTTGCCCATCCCGATTTGTTTATCAA AATCTCGGAGCTGGACGACCCACGCGATCGCATTGTGCAGGTCTGTCGCTGGTATCTTAGCGCCTACCATGCCGGACGCAAGAGTGCGGTGGCCAAGAAGCCCTACAATCCCATATTGGGTGAAGTCTTTCAATGCCACTGGGATCTGCCTG ACGAAGCTCAGGACACGAACGAGGTGCACGACGGTCCCGTGCCCTGGTGCCGTCGGAATCAGCTAACCTTCTTAGCGGAGCAGGTGTCCCACCATCCGCCAA TTTCGGCCTTCTATGCTGAGCATTATAATAAGAAAATTACTTTTGCGGCCCACGTGTGGACCAAGTCAAAGTTCTTGGGCCTCTCCATTGGCGTGCACAACATCGGCGAGGGTGTCGTCACCCTGGTGGACCGCAGCGAGGAATATATTGTAACCTTCCCCAATGGCTACGGCAG ATCTATTTTAACGGTGCCTTGGATTGAGCTGGGCGGCTCGGTGGAAATCAAATGTCCTCAGACGGGCTACCATGCCAATGTGGAGTTCCTCACGAAGCCCTTCTATGGTGGCAAGCGCAACAAGGTCTCCGCTGag GTTTACGCGCCCAACGAAAAGAAACCCTTTGTGTCCATTGCCGGCGAGTGGAGCGGCCTGATGGAGGCCAAGTGGCACGATAAGAAT AAAACCGAAGTATTCGTTGACGTAAATCGCATACCAATATTTAAGAAACAAGTTCGACCAATCGTTGAGCAGGATGAATACGAATCGCGACGCGTTTGGAAGGAAGTGACAGCGGGACTCAA GTTCAACGACATTGAACGTGCCACCAATGCCAAATTTGTtgtggaacagcagcagcgcgaacAGGTCAAGGTGCGCAAGGAATACGATCTGGCCTGGGAGCACAAG CACTTCAAGCCCGTGGGCGAGAACTGGATCTATGCCAAGTCGCTGAGTCAGCGCATATATATGCAGGAAAAGGAGGCCAGAAGATAA